A region of the Aethina tumida isolate Nest 87 chromosome 3, icAetTumi1.1, whole genome shotgun sequence genome:
CACAAAATTCATCTCCTTCTTTCACATGCATACGACAATTTCGTTTTTTTCGCACaacataaaatttgcattGCTTTTTTGGCTCTTCTAAAGACATattcatgtaaataaatattatcagtaACGTGTCAAAAAAGGTTATTTCATGAAACATTCAGGTtatgtcataaaattaatgaggTTAACTTGCTTCAGAAAATAgagaataacaaatattaattaatgttccgttaatacaaaattatggcATTAATACAAGGGAAATTGGGTGACATACCACAAGATGCGGTTATTCTATCCGAAAAAGAAGCATTAGATTACCAAACGAAAATTTTGAGTAAATGGAAGAATTCATCTGATACGTAAGACTACATAAattcagaatttaatttatttcatttacgtTTAATAGGCcggaaatattttcagttttggcTTCAAGTACGGATCTTCTGTTCTAGTTGGTAGTACAGTTTTGACTGGATTGtacctaaataattttcttcgaGGAAAGCTGAAGTTATTGCACTATGGTAGAGCATCATCATATTTACCTATTTGTGTGATTCCCAGTGCTGTGGGTTTTCTGCTTCACAcagaagtaataaattttagtccaTAATAACATGTTAATACATATTGGGCTTTTTTAGATGGTTTTAAAGGATGTGATCCTTCAAAAAACAGGTACCTGTCCTATTTGTTTGGAGTTAAGATCAGCAGCAATTCAAGCTGGGTGTGGTTTCATTTTTCCCTTCATTTCTGCGtcattatctaatttattggTAAGATTTActggaaaattattaatatgcaatTAATGGCATTTTTTTAGTTggcaaataaatatgtaacagCAAGACTACCATCTTTAATCAATGAACCAGGAGCAGTCTTCAAGTTTATGGTTACAAAAATGAAGCCTATACAGAATATCTTATTTGCAATGTTTGTTGGTCAGGCACTTTTGGGGTCTGCAGTAACATACTTTGAGGCTAAATCTGTTTACAcagtaaatgaaaaattggcAAAACTAGAGTATGATTTGGAACATAAACATTAACAGTTTTAAGTAGAATGACAAATGATTTAGtcataatagaaattttcgtTATAAATAGTAGTTTTACTTAGTAACATGGGCGGCAAGAGCCATTTAGTGGCTAAGTGAAGTAAAGGTGGGCCATACTTgttcataattttgataattaatccCTGTGTCCTTTATAATACTTATCCTTATTGAGAATTTGGTTAAGTTAAATGAGAAATTCatgttaaaaaagtaatttttattaaacatttttcaatgaaaCCCCACTACAATAcatccaaatattaaatactaattttaacagCTAAATTTATTAGAGAATATCAGAACTTGTGTCTCCTAGATGGCGTTACTGGATACGTACCAGTTTATTCACGTTTAGGCACATTTTTCCGatgttaatgataaatttgttcaaacaATTCGAATCTATCGATCGTGTTGccagttattttatatatgcaGTGGAATTACTATATTAATCTTAATAGCCTGAGACACTTGAAAGCAATTTGGAATACTGGAATTGTCCTGTTTTATACTCGTAAGTTTGTATTGAGCAATTTTTAACACGAACATTTTTC
Encoded here:
- the LOC109603148 gene encoding uncharacterized protein LOC109603148; translated protein: MALIQGKLGDIPQDAVILSEKEALDYQTKILSKWKNSSDTFGFKYGSSVLVGSTVLTGLYLNNFLRGKLKLLHYGRASSYLPICVIPSAVGFLLHTEMVLKDVILQKTGTCPICLELRSAAIQAGCGFIFPFISASLSNLLLANKYVTARLPSLINEPGAVFKFMVTKMKPIQNILFAMFVGQALLGSAVTYFEAKSVYTVNEKLAKLEYDLEHKH